The Hevea brasiliensis isolate MT/VB/25A 57/8 chromosome 9, ASM3005281v1, whole genome shotgun sequence nucleotide sequence TTGTATACTTGTATTGTTTGGAGTTTCTTACAACTTATCTTTGTGCTTCAAAAAATGGTGCAGAGATATTTTGGTGCTGCGATTGGAAAAGGAAAGCAAGCTGCTAAAACGTAAGTTATCACATTTTTGCCCCTAATGGTGAATTTAGTCAGCAATATAGTCATGACATTCATCACATGAAAGCAATAATTTTGTGCTTTAGACATCTTTTTTTTGGGTTAATTTTTCTCATTGAATTTTTGAAGATGGTGATGTAAACTATGGTTAtcgaaataaataaattttggtgAAGTAAATAAAATTTGGGTAAAGGTTGCTATCGAAGTAACATAGCAACCTGTTCTGATTATGGAATTTATCTTGCTAAAATATGATTTTATCTTTGATATCCCTTCTTTGTTTTGACGTATAATGGATTGCTTGGTCATCATATTAACATTACATATTCTCAAGCTAATATTTTGCATGTATGTCCTTTTCATTTCTAATGATTGTATGAATGGTTTGGACAGAGAAATCGAAAAGTTGAAGCTTTCTGAAATGACATGCCGAGAAGGGGTTATTGAAGTAGCCAAAATGTGAGTTGCCTCCTTCCCCCTGAATAAAATTTGTTCTCTCTTTCTGAATTATGGTGCATTCCATTAGTGTTACTTTGTCGATTTGTTATTAGTATCTGTTCTTTCCTCCCGCAACccctcctctctttctctctctctgaaGTTCCTTTTGATGCATGTGGTAACTTTCTCATCAAAAAAATCTCCAGCCATAAAAAGGAAACACCAAAAATAGAACTTAATTTCAATTGCTAAATCATTTGAAAATTCATTGAAAGATATTGAGAGGCCAGCCTTATTAGAAGCTTTTTGATTCTTGTTTATTTGTTAAACCATTGGAAGCTCaaattatttatcattgaaatatggaATGAGGCATTGGCTCCCATTATTTGGCATTAGGTACTATCTAAATAATTTTTAACATATTAATAGAAAGCAAGAGGAATGAAATTTAGAAGGAGGGGCGCGGGGGAGAATTCTCTATACATATTGTGCACTTCATAGCTAGTAGTTtgtatgatttatttattttttgctatTCTCATTTGAGCAGCATTTACAAGGTGCATGATGAAGCAAAGGACAAGGCCTTTGAATTGGAGATGAGTTGGGTTTGTGATGAATCAAAGAGATTGCATCAGAAGGTAATTACTGGTCCTATTCTACTTTGGTGCTCATGTCCTCAGTTGCATGAGCAGTTGAAAGCAATTTCTGGCAAGCACTGGGATTTGCAGCCCAGCATTTGGATGCATCAGTTTACTTAACTTTGCATGgaaaaaagaataagaaaaaatGATGCCTGTATACTCTGGTCCTAATTTCTACATTCTGTGGGCATCTAGATGTGCAGTGTGCTAACGCATGCACAGTTGGTAATTTAGGTGCAAGGAAATCCAAGCATATTTGTTTTATGTCATGTTTAGGAGCTGCCTGTCTAGTTTAAGATGTCAATACAGGCTGACTCAAATTTTAATGGGTGGTTTATGTATTTATTATAGATGATTATTGTTATGGTGGCACATTCAGGTTCCTGATGAACTCTTAGAGGAAGCCAAGGCTGCTGCCAGGACTGCACTTGAAGAAATGGATGCCGATTAAAGCTAATTGTTACGTTTTCCCCTGAATTTCCCTAGTCAGAAGTGGGCGGGTTGGGTTTACATTTTCTGCCTTTTTTCTCGTATGGTTAACATGTGCTTTATCCGAGCaggttcttttttcttttcttttttttcaaggGCACAatcaatgaaattatttaagataTCATATCTTTGCGTCGGAAATGCAGGGAACGTATCTTTTACCCCTTTCTTATGTTTTCCTCTTTCTTACCTTTACCCCTTTCTCATCATCTCTTTCCTTTTGTATTATTACAGTATATCAAATGCATGCTTAGGCGGCCTTAGTTAAGGTTAATGCTATTTCTGTCAGCCTGTGCCTACTAGCATTTTTATCTTGATTTAAAACGAGAAGGATATAGATATGTATATATCCATACCATTTCTTTTTTGTTTGGTTGCTATCACTAATTTCATGTATTATATTGAATTATTGATCATGTTATATTTATGCATGTGCATGTAAATGCGTCTTAATATAGCCCGTCCCCTGGCTTTATACAAATGGCAAAATGAAGTTTTTTTGGTCTGAAAGCTGGACTCTTTTCCTGGAAGCCTAAGCGTCCCCAAATTATCATCAACTAAAAATGGACTGATGCTGTGAGGAGGATGAATAATTATCTGAATTCCTCATAATATGAACCAGAGCTGCATTTGCAAGCCATTTCGGTGGCCGATTCCCTTCTTGATAAACATGGCGAAGCTGAATGATCCACTGCTACATTTTGCGACAATTAGGGTTGTAAATGAACTAAGTCGCTCGCGGGCCATTCGAGGCTTGGTTCGATAAAAGTTTGGTTTGGTTTGACTCGTTTTCTAAATGAGCCAAGGATTCGAGCTTGAATTAGTTGGAGTTCGAGCTCGATTCGTTTATAAGCTTAGGAATTAACTCATTGAATAGGTTTATGAACTGGTTTATTGAATAGGCTCGCGATCTGGTTTGTTAAATAGGTTCGTGAGTAGGCTTATTTATaggtttatttataaaaatatttatatcagttattataattttataatgttataaatatatttattttatttaaaattattttaaaaataatatattatttaaaaatatgatataaagaatatataaaatatatttataattgtaTAGTTATTTGTgttttagatttatttctttataaaaataaattaatttttatatgagaataaatttagaatattatataataaatatataaaatttattgtgaacTATATTATctatattaaattactaaataaattaaaattacatattttataattttaagcaTAAAATATAtatctctctcttcctcttctataaagattttaaacttttaaaagattaagtttcaaaattaacattaatatatctaacaattattattattttctctctctgtacaatctctctttctttcaatCTCTTTGACTAATTCTCTTTTAAGTAAAttttaaatctttaaaattttaatattaagttATTTATCCATTATTATTACTTTTCCCTCTTTTTCTCTAAGCACTCCCTCTTTATGCATCCTTTTAAAATTTGTCTTAAATGTTCACTTattctttaaaaattaaattgttaatatattaaatttaaataactccgcctaagtagtttgcgtttAGTTGGTCCTAAACCCGGATAAAGGAAGAGGGTTACGATAGGTGACAACCAGTGTAAAAATTTCgttacaccttatgatatggattcaaatgatataaacgttggggcgtcctctacttacgacacgctacatcggagcccgggtgtagtgagaaatatgcaaaggTGTAGGGCGTTCATCGAAAGCAACGCGCCATGCCGGCACCCGGGTGtgatgttaagtgagcaagggttcccacatcatggacgggtgtggataAAGAAGTTAGTTCATAGGATAGATAATAGAACATATAGTGgaatagaacacaagatagacatagaaaataatagaaaatatcatAGAATGAGactaattaggaaggaacaggataggaggaggatcaaggttggtacttggaatgttggatcacttacaggaaaattaatggagcttgtggataccttggaaaggaaaaGAGTGAATATTGCTTGTATTCAGGAAACTAAATggataggagagaaaagcaaggaagtaggtaattcaggatacaaactgtggtttaccggaaaggagagaaataagaacggagtgggtataatcatagacagaacattgaaaaaCGCTATAAtaactgtgaaaagagtaggagatagaattatactagtaaagctagtactagaaggaaaaacaataaatgtagttagtgcttatgccccacaaataggacttgatagtgagagtaaacaaatgttttgggaagatatggatgatttaatgcaaagcataccgaatgaagaaaatattttcattggtggagatttgaatggacatgtaggaagtgataggcaaggttatgagaatgttcataaaGGTTTTGGTTTTTGCAGTCAAAATAAGGAGGGAAAAaatatcctggattttgctatggcatacgacctaatactagcaaatacctactttataaaaagagagttacatttagtgactttcaaaagtgggcaacatagaagttaAATCGACTttttcttaaccaggaagacaaataaagCCTTATGCAAGGGTTGCAAGGTCAttctaggagaggctttaacaagtcaacatcggttagtggtcttgtatgtcaagtttaggaacaattcaagtaaggtcagaagaaatagtgtagctcgaacaaagtagtgggagttcaaaggagtaaagcaagtgaagttcaaaaatgagtttCTCGAGTTCGAAGCATAAAAGCTGGATAttgaggccaatgatatgtggatatagatggcatcaaatattagataagtagctagaaaagtatttggagagtctaaaggacatggaccaccctgaaaagagagatggtggtggaatgaggaagtacaaaaggtagtgaagagaaaaaagggaatggtataagaaattacctgaatgtgttaataatgaggcatatgaaaagtacaagatagcaaagaaagaggcaaaaaaggcagttagttaaGTAAAAGCACAggtctttgaaaagttatatgagaaacttggaactaaagaaggggagaaatatatttatatattagcaaggaggagagaaaggaaatgtcaagataaatcaagttaggtgcattaaggataaagaaggaaaagtaatggtgaaagatgaggatattaaagaaagatggagaaattattttaatgatctatttaataatagtcaaaatggtaatagcgtgaatatagactatagaacaatagaaaagaatgtgaattatactagaaggattagatctttagtagtaaaggaagtacttaagagaatgaaagtgggtaaagcctgtggaccagatggaataccaattgaagtgtggaagtgtttgggagatatgagagtggcatgattaattaaattatttaataagattctaaactcaaagaaaatgcttgatgaatgaaggaggagtattttagtacctatttttaaaaataaggaagacatacagagttgctcgaactataggagaattaaactcatgagccattctatgaagttgtgggagagagttgtggagcatcaactacatcatgatacttctatatctctcaatcaatttagcttcatgcccggtcgttcaactatggaagcgatatttttcattagaagcttgatggagaaatatagagatgtgaagaaagatctacacatggtttttattgatttggagaaggcttatgatagtgttccaagagatgtcttatggagtgtaTTAGAATAAAagatggtatctattaggtacaaacaagtattgaaagatatgtatgaaggagtaactattattgtgcgtacagtgggaggggacacaatagattttccgatctcaattgaattacaccaaggattagctataagcccttaccacatatacaagagagtattccttggtgcatgatgtttgcggatgatattgttctgatacatgagacgcgagaaggagtcaacagaaagctagagctttggagaagtactctagagtcaaagggttttaaattaagtagaacgaagacagaatacatgcattgcaagttcagtgaaggccaaactggtgatagggaatgagttagtttggatggagtggtactgtcccaaagtaatcactttaaatatctcgactcagtccttcaagtagatgggggatgtgaggaggatgttagtcataggactAAAGCCCgatggttgaagtagagacgtgccacgggagttttatgtgattgcaagattctcaataagttgaaaagaaaattttaccgtacagccatatgaccggctatgttatatggtagtgagtattgggcactgaaagagtcgtatgcgtataagataagagttgcagatatgagaatgttaaggtggatgagtggccatactagactagataaagtccgtaatgagagtattagagaaaagataagagttgcagatatgataatgttaaggtggatgagtggccatactagactagataaagtccgtaatgagagtattagagaaaagataggagtagtgccaattgaggataagttgagagaagggagattaaggtggtttggtcatgtgaagcgtagacatacggaggttccagttaaacaagtagagcacattaagttacaggatagaaaaaaaaagggggtagacctaaatcgacttagaggagagtagtacaacataacctagaaacattataaatttatgaggatttaacccaaaatcgtttagagtggagaaagcgaatccatatagccgattccaaatttttgggataaaggcttaattgagttgagttgagtatgaaatttaaatcataatacTATTGAGTTTAATTTAAGAGCTATGAAATTAAATTGTGTGTGTATGTATATATACACTTATGTAATTGAGTTTATTATAATTGTCATTAATATATTGATATCATATAATAACTTGTATTTTTATCGcatagtaatttttttaattaaatcataatactaTTAAGTTTAGTTAAGAGTCATAAAATTaaattgtgtatgtgtgtgtatatatatatatatatatatatatatatataattgagttaattataattaatatattgataCTATATAATATATTGAATTTGTATTATAGggtaatctttttaatta carries:
- the LOC131183079 gene encoding uncharacterized protein LOC131183079, which produces MDSNDINVGASSTYDTLHRSPGVVRNMQRCRAFIESNAPCRHPGVMLSEQGFPHHGRVWIKKLVHRIDNRTYSGIEHKIDIENNRKYHRMRLIRKEQDRRRIKVGTWNVGSLTGKLMELVDTLERKRVNIACIQETKWIGEKSKEVGNSGYKLWFTGKERNKNGVGIIIDRTLKNAIITVKRVGDRIILVKLVLEGKTINVVSAYAPQIGLDSESKQMFWEDMDDLMQSIPNEENIFIGGDLNGHVGSDRQGYENVHKGFGFCSQNKEGKNILDFAMAYDLILANTYFIKRELHLVTFKSGQHRS